A section of the Nitrososphaerota archaeon genome encodes:
- a CDS encoding 50S ribosomal protein L15: MATRFRKTRKFRGSRTHGWGQIGQHRASGHKGGLGQSGMHKHLFSSLLKDDPDHFGHDSTHPPHPIITKKWTSVRDLDDIFAKHGKQEGGKKLLDLASLGYDKLLGGGQTNNAYSIKIERYTESAAEKIKKAGGEVLAVD; encoded by the coding sequence ACACGATTCCGCAAGACAAGAAAGTTCCGCGGCTCTAGAACACACGGCTGGGGACAAATTGGCCAACACAGAGCAAGCGGTCACAAAGGCGGACTTGGACAGTCTGGTATGCACAAACATCTGTTCAGCTCTTTGCTCAAAGACGATCCTGATCACTTTGGTCACGATTCTACTCATCCACCTCACCCGATCATCACCAAAAAATGGACCAGTGTAAGAGACCTAGACGACATTTTCGCAAAACACGGCAAACAAGAGGGCGGCAAAAAACTGCTTGATCTTGCAAGCCTTGGATACGATAAACTTCTTGGCGGTGGGCAAACAAATAATGCCTATTCGATCAAAATCGAAAGATACACTGAATCTGCAGCAGAAAAGATCAAAAAGGCCGGGGGTGAGGTGTTAGCTGTTGACTGA